Proteins from a single region of Psilocybe cubensis strain MGC-MH-2018 chromosome 3, whole genome shotgun sequence:
- a CDS encoding Zinc-type alcohol dehydrogenase-like protein YogA has translation MSKLPTHTKAVVLQESQVPRTPLYYDAPVVKRPLSPPKAGEVVVKMGAVGFNHKDVWIRQGQYPNIQLGAVFGGDGVVIASGTPNDPLLNKRVFLTPSRGWEKDPHAPESRFGILGGGVYPPIGTFAEHVVVERDQVIPTPEHLDDVHIAAWPIGGVTAWRAVAVNAQVEKGQNVLITGIGGGVALLAMQLCLAKGANVYVTSGNEAKIQKAVSLGAKGGANYKESKSYPPSISQTQEHNLKFVKENWAARIGTLLAKEKKGAMLDAIIDSAGGDIFGQAGKILKQGGRVVCYGMTASPKITLTMRQVLANQQLLGSTMGSHQDLLDATAFIAKHRIVPIVSHILDGLESAEEGFELIKRGDQFGKVVIKLRGGEMGNTHAKL, from the exons ATGAGCAAGTTACCGACTCACACGAAAGCTGTTGTACTCCAGGAATCACAAGTTCCGCGGACACCGTTGTACTATGACGCACCTGTGGTCAAACGACCTCTTTCACCCCCAAAAGCTGGGGAAGTCGTGGTCAAGATGGGCGCAGTAGGATTCAACCACAAAGAT GTGTGGATCCGACAGGGACAGTACCCAAACATTCAACTAGGTGCTGTCTTTGGCGGCGATG GGGTTGTGATTGCATCTGGGACACCAAATGACCCCTTGCTAAACAAGCGCGTCTTCTTGACCCCGTCAAGGGGCTGGGAGAAGGATCCTCACGCCCCAGAATCAAG ATTTGGCATCTTGGGTGGTGGCGTTTATCCCCCCATTGGCACCTTTGCAGAGCATGTCGTCGTTGAGCGAGACCAAGTCATTCCAACTCCTGAGCATCTTGATGACGTCCACATTGCCGCATGGCCCATTGGCGGTGTAACAGCCTGGAG AGCCGTCGCCGTGAATGCCCAGGTCGAAAAGGGACAAAATGTTCTCATCACGGGAATTGGGGGCGGCGTTGCGCTTCTCGCGATGCAATTATGTCTCGCAAAGGGGGCCAATGTATATGTGACGAGTGGAAACGAAGCAAAGATCCAAAAAGCCGTATCTCTCGGCGCCAAAGGCGGCGCGAACTACAAGGAAAGTAAGTCATACCCCCCCTCCATCTCCCAAACCCAAGAACACAATCTAAAGTTTGTGAAAGAAAACTGGGCAGCACGAATAGGCACATTGCTTGctaaagagaagaaaggagCCATGCTCGATGCGATTATTGATTCCGCAGGAGGAGATATCTTTGGGCAGGCCGGGAAAATACTCAAGCAGGGGGGGCGTGTTGTCTGTTATGGGAT GACGGCAAGCCCTAAAATAACCCTGACAATGCGGCAAGTCCTCGCAAACCAGCAATTACTTG GATCCACGATGGGGTCTCACCAGGACCTGCTAGACGCGACCGCGTTCATCGCGAAGCACCGCATCGTGCCTATCGTATCGCACATTCTCGACGGGCTCGAATCGGCCGAGGAAGGGTTCGAGCTGATCAAGCGCGGTGATCAGTTCGGGAAAGTCGTCATCAAACTGCGCGGCGGCGAGATGGGAAATACCCACGCGAAGCTCTAG
- a CDS encoding Transcription factor tau subunit sfc6: MGRQLRPRRSKANYAAALAAFDSEDENDNPVASSSAAIDTLEDPDSGSDFNPEKNKNGKDNNDEEEEDEDEDEDADAEGVDDITDEEVEEEAPKPTRSAETKTPPAKGKQKAKAESASVGPPPAKRQMYALPARSVHHRHRAVPLYSREGRVERLTSRPRIFGAPSTSLTNCVTENSKISDRVNKSWGYNIGSGPLWDLAEDRGWYKEAITTADDADTEANRRPRVYSNLKVVQHLEVISIQDAAPYLPTDDVTTTEGNLQPPPALPCYFGPIKKQTLEIMNMFESIPMSKYFSESKALVFNAGAPVWGMDWCPIHPEDRAARSYKQYLAVAPFPSRSHSPDIGKRVARPSYACIQIWSLSSLNPSKPNDDGQMKCEMVLCLDTGPAYDLKWCPLPSHDLKNDTTQGKKLGLLGGTFEDGSFSLFVVPEPSNFASPEGDDQHPLSNPLLRIELEQACCWSFDWANSEVIAIGTTNGAILVYDIGSALRSYGDFSQPTIVDLLPTYYLLVHQSAVRALSWIRAPPCSSSGTPAIDQDPIVIASAGYDGMECLTDIREGRGSVMNRTRDVINALAFSPFAGGPITMDHENTVKAYSASPSMLGRGHSLFEPLGPIWSVHASDFHPQLAVGASDGTLSTTNMLRSTRRGGSVPFFVHKIFQMDYNRITKEYRMLDHFLPQESIDRPTATRAAKGKSKKDAEVFPPSTGAWPREVGVHRVVWNNGNGLASSGMIAAGTSSGLCRVDLLWGRWVKDKIPYGSVSGIRMEDGDAMEVDSDEDASGDDSD, from the exons ATGGGCCGACAACTAAGGCCAAGAAGATCCAAAGCAAACTACGCGGCGGCTTTAGCAGCATTCGATTCAGAGGATGAAAACGACAATCCGGTTGCATCTTCGTCCGCCGCCATTGACACATTAGAGGATCCCGACAGCGGCAGCGACTTCAACCCcgagaaaaacaaaaatggaAAGGACAAtaatgacgaagaagaagaggacgaagacgaagacgaggatgcgGATGCAGAAGGAGTGGACGACATTACGGATGAAGaagtagaagaagaggcacCTAAACCGACTCGCTCAGCAGAGACGAAGACACCACCCGCTAAGGGaaaacaaaaagcaaaagcagaGTCTGCGTCTGTCGGGCCTCCACCGGCAAAAAGACAAATGTATGCGCTTCCGGCACGAAGCGTCCATCACCGACATCGGGCTGTACCGCTATATTCACGCGAAGGACGCGTCGAACGCCTTACCTCTCGTCCTAGAATCTTCGGTGCTCCATCTACATCCCTTACAAACTGTGTTACGGAGAATTCCAAGATATCTGACCGGGTTAACAAGTCCTGGGGATACAATATTGGCTCTGGGCCGCTGTGGGATCTTGCCGAGGACAGAGGCTGGTACAAGGAGGCCATAACCACCGCAGATGACGCAGACACGGAAGCGAATCGTAGGCCTAGGGTGTATTCGAACTTGAAAGTCGTGCAACATCTCGAAGTTATCAGTATACA AGATGCAGCTCCGTATCTACCCACAGATGATGTGACTACGACAGAGGGAAACCTTCAGCCCCCtcctgcacttccctgctACTTCGGTCCTATTAAGAAGCAAACACTGGAAATTATGAACATGTTTGAATCTATCCCAATGT CAAAATACTTTTCAGAAAGCAAGGCTCTCGTTTTTAACGCCGGTGCACCCGTTTGGGGAATGGATTGGTGTCCGATTCATCCTGAAGACCGGGCAG CTCGGTCATACAAACAATACCTCGCTGTTGCCCCTTTCCCTTCTCGTTCTCATTCACCGGATATTGGAAAAAGGGTGGCTCGACCTTCATATGCCTGTATTCAAATATGGTCATTATCCAGTCTTAACCCGTCTAAACCAAATGACGACGGACAAATGAAATGTGAAATGGTTCTCTGTTTAGATACCGGACCTGCCTACGACCTAAAGTGGTGCCCACTTCCCTCTCATGATCTA AAAAATGACACGACACAGGGAAAGAAGCTAGGTCTCCTTGGAGGAACATTTGAAGATGGTTCATTTTCGTTATTTGTCGTGCCTGAGCCGTCAAATTTTGCATCGCCGGAGGGCGACGACCAACATCCA TTGTCAAACCCCCTGCTCCGGATTGAACTCGAGCAAGCTTGCTGTTGGAGCTTTGATTGGGCTAATAGTGAAGTCATCGCCATCGGGACGACCAACG GTGCCATTCTGGTCTACGACATAGGATCGGCTCTCAGATCCTACGGCGACTTCA GTCAACCAACAATAGTCGATCTTCTTCCCACCTACTACCTCCTTGTCCATCAGTCTGCTGTCCGCGCGTTGAGCTGGATTAGGGCACCACCGTGTTCATCTTCCGGTACACCTGCCATCGATCAAGATCCCATTGTTATCGCCAGTGCTGGCTATGACGGTATGGAATGTCTGACTGATATTCGTGAGGGGCGTGGGTCAGTCATGAACCGTACGAGAG ATGTCATAAACGCACTCGCATTTTCACCATTTGCAGGTGGACCGATCACTATGGACCATGAAAACACAGTTAAAGCCTATTCCGCCTCGCCCAGTATGTTGGGACGAGGACATTCTCTTTTCGAACCGTTGGGCCCCATTTGG AGTGTGCATGCCTCGGACTTTCATCCACAATTGGCTGTCGGTGCTTCTGACGGAACCCTTTCCACGACCAACATGCTGAGATCAACGAGAAGAGGTGGCTCTGTC CCGTTCTTCGTGCATAAAATTTTCCAGATGGATTACAACCGCATTACCAAGGAGTATCGTATGCTGGACCATTTCCTCCCTCAG GAATCAATTGATCGTCCGACAGCAACACGGGCCGCGAAAGGCAAATCTAAAAAGGATGCAGAAGTGTTCCCTCCCAGCACCGGCGCGTGGCCGAGAGAGGTGGGTGTACATCGCGTCGTATGGAACAACGGGAATGGCCTGGCGTCCTCTGGCATGATTGCTGCTGGAACGTCCTCCGGATTGTGCAGGGTTGACTTGCTGTGGGGTCGGTGGGTCAAGGATAAGATCCCGTATGGTAGTGTTTCTGGCATTCGGATGGAGGATGGCGATGCGATGGAAGTGGACTCCGATGAAGATGCTTCCGGCGATGATTCTGACTAG